From the Brassica napus cultivar Da-Ae chromosome A8, Da-Ae, whole genome shotgun sequence genome, one window contains:
- the LOC106358742 gene encoding novel plant SNARE 12-like, translating to MSNQELVDAGMRRMDETDQAIEHPKQVVHQTVEIDTQTAANLKGQADQMGRVGNDLDTIQFSIKKASKLVKEIERQVCII from the exons atgtCAAACCAAGAGCTTGTCGATGCTGGAATGAGGAGGATGGACGAGACTGACCAGGCTATTGAACACCCTAAACAG GTTGTTCATCAGACAGTGGAAATCGATACTCAAACCGCAGCTAATTTAAAGGGCCAG GCGGATCAAATGGGCCGGGTTGGGAATGACCTAGACACAATTCAGTTCTCTATCAAGAAAGCTTCAAAGCTGGTTAAAGAGATAGAAAGACAGGTTTGCATAATCTAA
- the LOC106360554 gene encoding uncharacterized protein LOC106360554, which produces MSSPAAVTVIWDFQYAWIPEGYDLRSLKTSIKSALKRCNPDFFIEGKLIAVGHAIGDRHQAITMLPDDFELSPVQPDNARTPDPEDQTALELVLKLSMKVLHNRANIFGHFWKP; this is translated from the exons ATGAGTTCCCCTGCGGCTGTTACAGTCATCTGGGACTTTCAGTATGCTTGGATCCCTGAGGGCTACGATCTTCGTTCCCTTAAGACCAGCATTAAATCTGCCCTCAAACGATGCAATCCTGATTTCTTCATAGAGGGGAAATTGATTGCAGTTGGACATGCCATTGGAGATAGACATCAAGCCATCACTATGCTCCCTGATGACTTCGAACTCTCACCTGTCCAACCAGATAACGCTCGTACTCCAGACCCAGAAG ATCAAACTGCTTTGGAGTTGGTCTTGAAGCTCTCTATGAAAGTATTACACAACAGGGCTAACATTTTTGGTCATTTCTGGAAACCATGA
- the LOC106360553 gene encoding uncharacterized protein LOC106360553, protein MSSPAGVTVIWDYQYYWIPHGYDLWSLKTSIETALKRCNPDFFIEGKLIAVGTATGDKHEAITMLPDEIELSPMPDYHTRGPDRDLADQAATFLVMEITMKALANRANILVISGNYDVMGAIKEWRRDIFMMLALPESSSPSVYPIANVTWLWSSDDPERAAASMVNGGGPMIPPVQCTPPYYRMS, encoded by the exons ATGAGTTCCCCTGCGGGTGTTACTGTCATCTGGGACTACCAATATTATTGGATCCCCCATGGCTACGATCTTTGGAGTCTCAAAACGAGCATTGAAACTGCCCTCAAACGATGCAATCCTGATTTCTTTATTGAAGGGAAACTGATTGCGGTTGGAACCGCCACCGGAGACAAACATGAAGCCATTACCATGCTCCCTGATGAGATCGAACTCTCACCCATGCCAGATTATCATACTCGAGGACCAGACCGTGACTTGGCTG aTCAAGCTGCCACTTTTTTGGTCATGGAGATCACCATGAAAGCGCTTGCCAACAGGGCCAACATATTGGTCATTTCTGGAAACTATGATGTGATGGGTGCGATTAAAGAATGGAGAAGGGATATCTTTATGATGTTAGCCCTACCTGAAAGCTCCTCACCAAGCGTCTACCCCATTGCCAACGTGACTTGGCTTTGGTCTTCCGATGATCCTGAGAGAGCTGCTGCTTCTATGGTTAATGGAGGTGGTCCGATGATCCCTCCTGTACAGTGTACACCCCCGTATTACAG gatgAGCTAG
- the LOC106360551 gene encoding CBL-interacting serine/threonine-protein kinase 17-like, whose product MVTEGMRVGKYELGRTLGEGNSAKVKLATDIVSGQSFAVKIIDKSRTSRLNVPFQIKREIRTLKVLKHPNIVRLHEVLASKTKIYMVLECVTGGDLFDRIVSKGKLSETEGRKMFQQLIDGISYCHNKGIFHRDLKLENVLLDANGHIKITDFGLSAVSQHFREDGLLHTTCGSPNYVAPEVLANKGYDGAASDIWSCGVILYVILTGCLPFDDTNLAVLCRKIFKGDPPIPRWLSSGAKTMIKRMLDPNPVTRITVTGINGNDWFRHDYSPSSCDDEDSSSSSQEDVSEEEKSHDSPTIMNAFQLIAMSPFLDLSGLFETETVSERQIRFMSNRLATDVMEKIKTILMEMGFCVQKKHTMLKAIREESTRKGQGGLSLTAEVFKMIPSLNMIELRKSHGDSSLYKQLCERLLNEFDASSQR is encoded by the exons ATGGTGACGGAAGGAATGCGTGTTGGGAAATACGAGCTTGGGAGAACGCTTGGTGAAGGGAACTCTGCAAAAGTCAAACTCGCTACGGATATTGTTTCTGGCCAATCGTTTGCCGTCAAAATCATCGACAAGTCTCGTACCAGTCGCCTCAATGTCCCTTTTCAG ATTAAGAGAGAGATACGCACACTCAAAGTTTTGAAGCATCCAAACATTGTCAGATTGCATGAG GTCTTGGCTAGCAAAACCAAGATCTACATGGTCCTTGAATGTGTCACTGGAGGAGACTTATTTGACAGAATT GTGTCCAAAGGAAAGCTTTCGGAAACTGAAGGAAGAAAAATGTTTCAGCAGTTGATTGATGGAATAAGCTATTGTCATAACAAGGGCATTTTCCACAGAGATCTCAAG CTAGAGAATGTTCTTCTTGATGCAAATGGGCACATTAAGATCACTGATTTTGGCCTTAGTGCTGTGTCTCAGCATTTTAGG GAAGATGGATTGCTACATACAACCTGTGGTAGTCCTAACTACGTCGCGCCTGAGGTTCTAGCTAACAAGGGCTATGATGGTGCAGCATCAGATATATGGTCATGTGGAGTAATTTTGTATGTTATTCTTACTGGTTGTCTCCCTTTTGATGATACAAACCTCGCCGTTCTCTGCCGGAAG ATATTCAAAGGCGACCCTCCAATACCTAGATGGTTATCATCGGGTGCTAAAACCATGATCAAGAGAATGCTCGATCCAAATCCAGTCACAAGGATCACAGTTACAGGTATTAACGGAAATGATTGGTTCAGACACGACTACTCTCCTTCCagttgtgatgatgaagatAGTTCATCCTCATCCCAAGAAGAT GtatcagaagaagagaagagccaTGATTCACCAACCATCATGAACGCCTTTCAGCTGATCGCAATGTCACCGTTTCTTGACCTCTCCGGTTTGTTTGAGACAGAG ACTGTATCAGAGAGGCAGATAAGGTTCATGTCAAATAGGTTAGCCACTGATGTTAtggagaaaataaaaacaatcctCATGGAGATGGGTTTCTGCGTACAGAAGAAACACACAATG TTAAAAGCAATCCGAGAAGAGAGTACTCGAAAAGGGCAAGGCGGGTTATCACTAACGGCGGAGGTATTCAAGATGATCCCATCGCTGAATATGATTGAACTAAGAAAATCACATGGCGATTCATCTCTATATAAACAG TTGTGCGAGAGATTACTAAACGAATTTGACGCATCATCCCAAAGATGA
- the LOC106360558 gene encoding tRNA-specific adenosine deaminase TAD2, with amino-acid sequence MALVKEDRCEESHKYMGFALHQAKLALEALEVPVGCVILEEGNIIASGRNRTNETRNATRHAEMEAIDELIGQWQKDRLSPSQVAEKFSKCVLYVTCEPCIMCASALSFLGIKEVYYGCGNDKFGGCGSILSLHIGSSQTEQGQGKKGYKCRGGIMAEEAVSLFKCFYEQGNPNAPKPHRPVVQREMA; translated from the exons ATGGCACTAGTGAAAGAGGACCGCTGCGAGGAGTCTCATAAGTATATGGGTTTTGCTCTGCACCAG GCTAAGCTTGCTCTAGAAGCTCTTGAAGTTCCCGTGGG ATGTGTCATTCTTGAGGAGGGTAACATCATCGCTTCAGGGCGAAACCGAACTAATGAGACACGCAAT GCCACAAGACATGCAGAGATGGAAGCAATCGATGAACTTATTGGACAATGGCAGAAAGATAGGCTCTCACCTTCACAAGTCGCTGAGAAATTCTCGAAGTGCGTTCTTTACGTAACATGTGAACCTTGCATAATGTGTGCATCTGCCTTATCGTTTCTCG GTATAAAGGAAGTGTATTATGGATGCGGAAATGATAAATTTGGGGGTTGTGGTTCCATATTGTCACTTCACATAGGGAGTTCTCAGAC tgAACAAGGTCAAGGAAAAAAAGGGTACAAGTGCAGAGGAGGAATAATGGCAGAGGAAGCTGTCTctcttttcaaatgtttctaTGAGCAAGGCAATCCCAACG CCCCAAAGCCACACCGTCCTGTAGTTCAAAGAGAGATGGCTTAG